In the Blautia coccoides genome, GGCATCGATTTCCGTAGATGATTTGATCGAACAGAATATCCGTATGGATGTAGTTGTAGAAGAAATGGAAGAGGAAGAATAGGAGGATTTGAACATGGCAAAAAAAGGAGGATTTCCGGGAATGGGAATGCCCGGAAACATGAATAACCTGATGAAACAGGCGCAGAAAATGCAGCGTCAGGCAGAGGAGAATCAGAAAGCACTGGAAGAGAAGGAATTTACCGCAGCCGCAGGCGGCGGAGCCGTGGAAGTGACCGTTTCCGGTAAAAAGGAGATCACTAAGGTAAAGCTGGCTGAGG is a window encoding:
- a CDS encoding YbaB/EbfC family nucleoid-associated protein, with the protein product MAKKGGFPGMGMPGNMNNLMKQAQKMQRQAEENQKALEEKEFTAAAGGGAVEVTVSGKKEITKVKLAEEVVDPDDIEMLEDLIMAATNEALRKMEEESAALMSKLTGGLGGLGGGFPF